The proteins below come from a single Aspergillus oryzae RIB40 DNA, chromosome 5 genomic window:
- a CDS encoding putative methionine aminopeptidase, type II (metallopeptidase) yields MGSKTFEGEGQRGGNDPSNSTSPNSAGGEPRGAHLSRDGDGSLGDGDGDDGADGDEKDGAVTTTPLTEQQPSSETTSKKKKRRKPKKKISALKQSSPPRVPLDDLFPTGQFPVGETHEYGSVVEGTARTTSEEVRYLSRNYLQDDSVLTDYRKAAEIHRQVRHWTQENVRPGQTLTEIAVGIEDGVRALLDNAGLETGQCLQSGMGFPTGLALNDCVAHYTPNPGQKDIVLQASDVMKVDFGVHINGWIVDSAFTMSFDPTYDNLLAAVKDATNTGIKNAGIDVRISDVSAAIQEAMESYEVEIGGKVFPVKPVRDISGHNINRYQIHGGKSIPFVKNSSQTKMEEGEIFAIETFGSTGRGSTVEGFGVYGYGKDPNAPKKVSSPLASARSLYKTINENFGSIVFCRRYLERLGVERYLAGMNSLVNNGIVEQYAPLMDMKGSYSAQFEHTILLRESCKEVVSRGNDY; encoded by the exons ATGGGCTCCAAAACATTTGAAGGCGAGGGCCAAAGAGGCGGTA ATGATCCGTCCAACTCAACCAGTCCCAATTCTGCTGGTGGAGAGCCGCGAGGCGCCCATCTGTCCCGGGACGGCGACGGCAGTTTgggagatggcgatggggaCGACGGCGCCGATGGAGACGAAAAGGATGGCGCCGTTACCACCACCCCACTAACCGAACAACAACCTTCGTCGGAAACGACCagtaagaaaaagaaacgaagaaagcccaagaagaaaatttCGGCGTTAAAGCAGTCATCGCCGCCACGGGTCCCGTTGGACGATCTTTTCCCCACGGGCCAGTTCCCCGTGGGCGAGACCCACGAGTATGGATCCGTCGTCGAGGGCACGGCGCGCACGACGTCCGAGGAAGTCCGATATCTGTCTCGGAATTATCTTCAGGATGACAGTGTCCTCACCGATTATCGCAAAGCAGCAGAGATACATCGTCAGGTCCGACACTGGACCCAGGAGAACGTTCGGCCTGGCCAGACTCTCACGGAGATTGCCGTGGGCATTGAGGATGGCGTGAGAGCGCTACTAGACAATGCTGGCCTCGAGACCGGGCAGTGTCTCCAGTCGGGAATGGGATTTCCCACGGGACTCGCCTTGAACGATTGCGTTGCGCATTACACGCCTAATCCAGGCCAAAAGGACATCGTCTTGCAAGCAAGCGATGTGATGAAGGTGGATTTTGGTGTCCATATCAATGGCTGGATTGTTGACAGTGCGTTTACAATGTCGTTTGACCCAACTTACGACAATCTACTTGCCGCCGTTAAGGATGCTACGAACACCGGTATCAAG AATGCTGGAATTGATGTTCGTATCAGCGATGTCAGTGCTGCCATCCAAGAGGCGATGGAAAGCTATGAGGTCGAAATCGGCGGCAAAGTGTTCCCTGTCAAGCCGGTACGAGATATTAGCGGGCATAATATCAACCGCTATCAGATTCACGGTGGGAAGTCTATTCCATTCGTGAAGAATTCCAGCCAAACAAAGATGGAAGAGGGGGAGATCTTCGCCATCGAAACGTTTGGCTCGACGGGCCGTGGCTCTACAGTGGAGGGC TTCGGCGTTTATGGGTATGGAAAAGACCCGAACGCACCGAAGAAGGTGTCGTCCCCTCTGGCCTCGGCCCGATCTTTGTACAAGACAATCAATGAAAATTTCGGCTCGATTGTCTTCTGTCGCCGCTACCTCGAACGGCTTGGGGTCGAGCGCTACTTGGCCGGT ATGAACAGTCTTGTAAACAATGGGATTGTGGAGCAATACGCACCTCTGATGGATATGAAGGGGTCATACTCGGCACAGTTCGAACAT ACTATACTGTTGCGAGAGTCGTGCAAGGAAGTGGTCAGCCGTGGAAATGACTATTGA
- a CDS encoding uncharacterized protein (predicted protein): MTFQTTRPSSTLLVPSKRPLSAPRNPTLSNTTATYPPIHIRSTSTSTSTPAVAESKSKSKSISENQHVELNSRPTTVEYDFSSGPQPFLDPALWENVKAVDRLRREGEGLGEGDVYVKEKEEELRREREREAEFGGMAVRGRMGRWK; the protein is encoded by the coding sequence ATGACTTTTCAAACAACGCGGCCGTCTTCTACACTTCTAGTCCCCTCTAAACGGCCTCTTTCCGCCCCCAGAAACCCCACCCTCTCTAACACGACCGCTACATACCCGCCGATACATATTCGTTCAACATCAACTTCTACGTCAACGCCGGCAGTGGCCGAATCTAAATCCAAGTCCAAATCTATCTCGGAGAATCAGCATGTGGAGCTGAACTCTCGGCCCACGACTGTCGAGTATGATTTCTCGTCCGGTCCGCAGCCGTTCTTGGATCCGGCGTTGTGGGAGAATGTGAAGGCGGTGGACCGGCTGCggagggagggggaaggactcggagaaggagatgtttACGttaaagagaaagaggaggaattgaggagggagagggagagggaggcaGAGTTTGGAGGGATGGCTGTTAGggggaggatggggaggtggaaGTGA
- a CDS encoding putative C6 transcription factor (Leu3) (predicted protein) — MGGVSHPSASATGGPDGVGPARKRTVAMAGLDSSPGSVDDVEENDLREEKKRQPVKRACNECRQQKLRCDVVQDPWMDCSRCRRLKLDCKIESNFKRVGKRSRNAEMEREIIELRKQIASVQANAATSMPQQQPPSIQSTQHTPKQEHSSHVSPAGVYHTPSGMSSDQYMGSHEAVASLLDLRSGFDGSNYMRNGSQHFKRIEDVVVVPERVTELFDLYFTFYHPFLPFLERGQSPDEYYNTSPLLFWTIISVGARRYQPDTHLLNSLAGPVSRLVWSTLADIPQSYHVVKALCLLCTWPFPTSSTSTDPTFMLCGMMMQVAMQLGLHRPSYAQDFSKFRVELIEEELKDKVRTWAICNIVAQRVATGYGQPPSTLYDWTLSSESLDPNYKLPEGIRARLQIEKFCDQVTRALYTNHRDPVGLCNDQERSTLISFFSRDFDELESQLKAQNDCITDLYLRAANLHLHLSVFFDDTSEKDYRDRLLSLYVATRTFLEAAMNLETEVGPVLSYTPYYIYQMMVAAGCTLLKLGTSFFAAHINMDYTKALFNRTIWAIRGVSVSSNDLPERLAEVLAQMWRLQSTPSPKPTTESSEMDDSLMLKVRCRMSMSLLFDSVWRWREDARTKDRNLEAYLKNPTNPDSNAESSAASSVGAAHTSNSTPGIGGDPSLAPAPILPQATLGVQSGSSVPGLPSGLMEPNYEVFDPLNWLLDGLVDLPYSYSTISGMEAQGIA, encoded by the exons ATGGGAGGTGTCAGCCATCCTTCTGCTTCGGCTACTGGCGGGCCCGATGGCGTGGGACCAGCCAGGAAGCGCACTGTTGCCATGGCGGGGTTAGACAGCTCTCCTGGCAGCGTGGATGACGTGGAAGAGAACGACCTTcgtgaggagaagaaaaggcagccTGTGAAGCGTGCCTGCAACGAATGTCGTCAGCAAAAG TTGCGCTGCGATGTAGTTCAGGACCCATGGATGGACTGCTCTCGTTGTCGACGCTTAAAACTTGACTGCAAAATCGAATCCAACTTCAAGAGAGTCGGGAAACGCAGTCGCAATgcggagatggaaagagagatCATCGAGCTGAGGAAGCAGATTGCCAGCGTCCAGGCCAATGCTGCCACGTCCATgccccaacaacaaccaccgtCTATACAATCTACTCAGCATACTCCCAAACAGGAACACTCGAGCCATGTCAGTCCAGCTGGCGTTTATCACACGCCCTCTGGCATGTCTTCCGATCAGTATATGGGCTCTCACGAAGCAGTCGCATCGCTTTTGGACCTACGTTCGGGCTTCGATGGTTCTAACTATATGAGAAATGGGAGTCAACACTTCAAGCGGATAGAAGATGTTGTTGTCGTGCCGGAGAGGGTGACAGAATTGTTTGATCT GTACTTTACTTTTTATCACCCTTTTCTTCCGTTCCTTGAACGAGGGCAGTCGCCTGATGAATATTATAATACATCACCCTTACTGTTCTGGACTATTATTAGCGTTGGGGCACGGCGTTATCAGCCCGATACGCACCTTCTGAACTCTCTCGCAGGCCCCGTTTCGCGACTGGTATGGAGTACGCTGGCAGACATCCCACAAAGCTATCATGTCGTGAAAGCTCTCTGCCTGCTTTGTACATGGCCATTCCCTACGAGCAGTACTTCTACCGATCCCACCTTTATGCTCTGTGGAATGATGATGCAGGTGGCCATGCAGCTCGGTCTACACCGCCCGTCATATGCTCAGGATTTCAGTAAATTCAGGGTGGAGCTTATCGAGGAAGAACTGAAAGATAAAGTGAGGACGTGGGCGATCTGTAATATTGTTGCGCAACG GGTTGCGACCGGGTACGGTCAGCCACCGTCCACTTTGTATGACTGGACACTGTCGAGCGAGTCACTGGATCCAAACTACAAGTTGCCTGAAGGTATCCGTGCGCGCCTTCAGATCGAAAAGTTCTGTGACCAGGTCACCAGAGCACTCTATACCAACCACCGGGACCCTGTTGGGCTGTGTAATGACCAGGAACGATCGACGCTGATCTCATTTTTCTCTCGGGATTTCGATGAACTCGAGTCGCAGCTGAAGGCTCAGAATGATT GCATTACCGACCTTTATCTTCGCGCGGCGAACCTGCACCTACATCTGTCGGTCTTTTTCGACGACACTTCTGAGAAGGACTACCGTGAtcggcttctttctttgtatgtCGCAACCAGAACATTTCTGGAGGCTGCTATGAACTTGGAAACGGAGGTTGGGCCGGTACTCTCCTACACGCCGTATTACATCTATCAGATGATGGTGGCAGCAGGTTGTACGCTGCTAAAGCTCGGCACGAGCTTTTTTGCCGCTCACATAAATATGGATTATACCAAGGCTCTTTTCAACCGGACCATTTGGGCTATCCGGGGAGTATCTGTGTCAAGTAATGACCTCCCAGAGCGGCTGGCCGAAGTTTTAGCCCAGATGTGGAGGCTGCAGAGTACACCATCCCCCAAGCCGACCACCGAAAGTTCCGAGATGGACGATTCCTTGATGCTGAAAGTCCGGTGTCGCATGAGTATGTCACTTCTTTTCGACTCGGTATGGCGATGGCGAGAAGACGCGCGGACGAAAGATCGAAACCTCGAAG CCTATCTTAAGAACCCGACCAACCCAGATTCTAACGCTGAATCTTCTGCAGCGTCATCCGTTGGAGCTGCACACACCTCTAACTCGACTCCTGGTATTGGTGGAGATCCTAGCCTGGCACCTGCTCCCATTCTTCCGCAAGCCACGCTGGGCGTTCAGTCTGGTAGCAGTGTTCCGGGACTACCAAGTGGACTGATGGAGCCCAACTACGAAGTGTTTGACCCATTGAATTGGCTGCTGGATGGTCTGGTCGACTTGCCATACTCATATTCAACGATTTCCGGGATGGAGGCTCAAGGTATCGCATAG
- a CDS encoding uncharacterized protein (predicted protein), whose product MPGIAGTSPASLEHLGRPLFRAHKSLPRRPNGDPSVHVINASPSDPIVDTSNGGAHATAPTLPLTPPGVPSDESPTPKELEMQKLASPHSMSGTVTPSKPSHPPTPETTPPRLPATTYRPTIGGQFRQASCSSRAESFQTACEMISDGETETPHRSSPSSRQSTRQRSLQKSVHSEPNEARPEDTTPVGDHSDAILLKPSRYEGINGEWATENSDRYAASRQRRRRSRNHSSDTLPTANVPELPQDTYSTSARDLDVPRTRERNVRVRVRDAQDTGASPYPEQYPEQIDWNPPEGRTDSYNHDDTRRFSGVSTSSTIEVMIVDTPEPYKPSLRHTEKRVSLRSTSSPITKSERGSLVSNPESQHRLVHKAARISEHDRRSIASEMSISESSTQGGPRQHVEVVPVVVIPERHSSLRSSASTSRKPSNASSRPSSRRTRTRSGSRPESLDRPPQKKRTLSNSSAPAHQDTDFRGRSLGRPIIPPRSSSLSAPTSQNNSRATSLTSMSSRNHPSAMENEKQNQQPEPPMPEPTKAPQVRDRADVLKTQSIIIGVEDMAHLRSPSGAFTLGSIPSSSPGLVEISEATLVPFFPHNNESLLLVDPQHRSGPQGLAIRVEYQGSPAKPELPQSPGPVEVDSPLQNPRQPPNPPVCKVSPPTPVNEADREPERATGNGQTGEQLPRRFGSVRRPWKLRPRSDSFNSIARSFSVTSAKNRMAGKDIDSKLHPFWRPRRFWEDTSESEDHSPREQNFCSPALEADQVISNSLGMPQQRVVFQGPPISPRSIDTKRSFDEAASRRQARDSLVGSRVFMPEALYSQTSLHQRRYRSLSWWRLRLRFGSVRSFRKRLRRSWQQRGEGKRQARREALKQSIGEAVLVDSSMQTRSMVQ is encoded by the coding sequence ATGCCCGGCATTGCTGGCACGTCTCCCGCCTCACTAGAGCACTTGGGCCGGCCGCTATTCAGGGCCCACAAGTCACTTCCCCGAAGGCCAAATGGCGATCCAAGTGTACATGTCATCAACGCGTCTCCATCTGACCCCATCGTTGACACTTCAAATGGCGGTGCTCACGCAACGGCGCCTACTCTTCCTTTAACACCTCCTGGTGTTCCTTCAGATGAATCCCCAACTCCCAAAGAGCTGGAAATGCAAAAGCTCGCCTCGCCGCACTCCATGTCCGGAACGGTGACACCTTCAAAACCATCGCATCCCCCCACCCCCGAAACGACGCCGCCTCGACTTCCTGCCACGACCTATCGACCCACAATTGGTGGTCAATTCCGGCAGGCTTCTTGCTCGTCTCGTGCGGAGTCTTTCCAAACAGCATGCGAAATGATCTCCGACGGTGAGACCGAGACCCCTCACCGATCGTCCCCATCGTCGCGTCAGTCGACCAGACAGAGGTCACTGCAAAAGAGTGTTCATTCAGAACCCAATGAGGCCAGGCCAGAAGACACCACACCTGTCGGTGACCACTCCGATGCCATCTTATTAAAGCCATCCCGGTACGAAGGTATTAACGGAGAATGGGCAACGGAGAACAGCGACAGATATGCTGCGTCGCGTCAGAGGCGTAGGCGCTCAAGGAACCATTCCTCCGATACTCTCCCCACCGCCAACGTACCGGAACTGCCTCAGGATACGTATAGCACAAGTGCGCGCGACTTGGATGTCCCACGAACGCGCGAGAGGAATGTACGCGTTCGAGTCCGAGATGCTCAGGACACCGGCGCCAGTCCATATCCAGAGCAGTATCCTGAACAGATCGACTGGAATCCTCCGGAGGGTCGAACAGATTCCTACAACCACGACGATACTCGCCGATTTTCGGGCGTGTCCACATCATCCACCATCGAAGTGATGATTGTTGACACACCTGAGCCGTATAAACCCTCCCTTCGCCATACAGAGAAGAGGGTTTCGCTGCGTTCGACTAGCTCTCCTATCACGAAGTCAGAGCGTGGATCCCTGGTCTCGAATCCAGAATCGCAGCACCGCTTGGTTCACAAAGCTGCCCGTATTTCTGAACATGATCGTAGAAGCATCGCGTCGGAGATGTCCATCTCTGAGAGCTCAACCCAGGGCGGCCCTCGGCAGCATGTGGAGGTTGTTCCGGTCGTGGTGATCCCAGAGCGTCATTCTTCTTTGAGATCCTCGGCCTCAACCAGCAGAAAGCCATCCAACGCCAGCTCTCGGCCATCGAGCCGCCGAACACGGACGAGATCAGGGAGCAGACCCGAGTCACTTGACCGCCCGCCCCAAAAGAAGCGTACCCTGTCGAATTCCAGTGCGCCCGCCCATCAGGACACAGACTTCCGTGGTCGCAGCCTTGGTCGGCCCATTATCCCTCCACGCAGCTCGTCGTTATCCGCGCCGACCAGCCAAAATAACTCCCGGGCCACGTCCCTCACATCAATGAGTTCGCGCAACCACCCATCGGCGATGGAGAACGAAAAGCAAAACCAGCAGCCTGAGCCACCGATGCCTGAGCCGACGAAAGCACCCCAAGTACGTGACCGAGCCGATGTGTTAAAGACGCAGTCCATTATTATCGGAGTAGAGGACATGGCCCACTTACGCTCGCCGTCAGGGGCTTTCACGCTAGGGTCAATCCCGTCGTCATCACCAGGACTAGTTGAGATTAGTGAAGCTACTCtggttcctttctttccacacAACAATGAATCTCTACTGCTGGTTGACCCACAGCACCGGTCTGGGCCTCAAGGGCTAGCAATTCGAGTGGAATACCAAGGCAGTCCGGCAAAGCCAGAACTTCCTCAAAGCCCAGGACCGGTCGAGGTAGACTCCCCGCTGCAGAACCCGCGCCAGCCACCGAATCCCCCAGTGTGTAAGGTCAGTCCGCCCACCCCGGTGAATGAGGCAGATCGTGAGCCCGAAAGGGCCACGGGAAATGGGCAGACGGGTGAGCAGCTCCCTCGCCGATTCGGGTCGGTTCGACGCCCTTGGAAGCTCCGACCTCGTTCCGATTCCTTTAATTCCATTGCTCGATCATTCTCGGTGACGTCGGCGAAAAATCGCATGGCAGGGAAAGATATTGACAGCAAACTCCACCCGTTCTGGAGGCCTCGTCGGTTTTGGGAAGATACATCGGAATCTGAAGACCACTCCCCTCGCGAACAGAACTTTTGTTCTCCTGCGTTGGAGGCAGACCAAGTCATTAGCAACTCTTTGGGGATGCCCCAACAGCGGGTTGTGTTTCAAGGGCCTCCTATTTCTCCTCGCAGCATTGACACGAAACGATCTTTCGACGAGGCGGCTTCCCGTCGCCAGGCTCGGGACAGTCTCGTGGGCAGTCGAGTATTCATGCCTGAGGCGTTGTATTCGCAGACTTCTCTTCACCAGCGACGGTATCGCTCCCTCTCATGGTGGCGATTGCGGCTTCGGTTTGGTTCCGTGCGCAGCTTCCGTAAGCGTTTAAGACGCAGTTGGCAACAGCGTGGCGAGGGCAAGCGACAGGCCCGACGTGAGGCACTGAAGCAGAGCATTGGTGAGGCTGTCCTCGTGGACTCCAGCATGCAGACGCGGAGTATGGTGCAGTAA
- a CDS encoding uncharacterized protein (predicted protein) → MKSSPFEKITEDVSEAEPPAYGQVDQPPLVLPPLDLFQTAGPPVCSTVTQDQCIAHLRFLAALADLRDNITNINPLFQINDPDPAIFGDSTNEAFARVKEKRWAVYTARAVDRYTTWWQECIQSPDRAPKLHDLEDDSYDSITEHHKPYNWSPKTMPPLDILMVWHAHMLNPRVFLEDCIRGGAMGFWTAGFPWELVNSCIDDQSLEYHAGQAAVAHFQQKTGLPWDNLKCSSKKPLSCPSCKHELSVPWTEAQISAPVDEAFENCRGFADKNFQKKCPVCKFEITHETLKTEKFRKDVRAFWASDVPMPGTFYDVRGVPKAATISSRKKRQSLFPNRLIKAIGTIFLSQTDPTDDDWKSMAALRDKLQSRIKSRDVMRRVNPDSGISSLFPEEKVAFRRMMARYWDNHTPFALDLVGAVIRQGTFVQKMDNIDWLHSPTVKATMDRLIKKYEVFFQIMAQNPRNMAVPTLDVDLAWHTHQLSPSRYFDYSVFTTRQHTRVPKFIDHDDKVEETKLSDGFEWTSKMYKKLTKGDIYSECTCWYCEAIRAPDLSDGIFVSSSTSRAREAAANLHNRPDISSDPEKNPHISAHSAVPAETKKTRAGFDPRYVKHLKLQSNYQKARRRAEKRDRKQGNKEQDRSSDATLYAMAYGYPVYVPYYAPYVADPCVHSNAYPSNPGCMSFVSGAHGNCAAGTCGGAVAAGGCGGMGGGCAGGCAGGGGGGAAGGCGSGGGAGCGGSSSGGGGGGGCGGGGGGGGCGGGGGGC, encoded by the exons ATGAAATCGTCTCCTTTCGAAAAGATCACGGAAGACGTCTCCGAAGCTGAGCCTCCAGCGTACGGTCAGGTTGACCAGCCTCCCCTAGTATTACCGCCGCTGGACCTGTTCCAAACGGCCGGACCACCTGTTTGTTCGACGGTCACCCAAGACCAATGTATTGCTCATCTCAGGTTCTTAGCAGCACTCGCCGATCTACGCGACAACATAACCAACATCAACCCTCTATTTCAAATCAATGATCCTGACCCAGCTATTTTTGGAGATAGTACAAATGAGGCATTTGCTCGTGTCAAAGAAAAGCGATGGGCTGTGTACACGGCCAGGGCGGTCGACCGCTACACGACTTGGTGGCAGGAGTGTATTCAATCTCCGGACCGAGCTCCCAAGCTCCATGACCTGGAGGACGACAGTTATGACTCAATTACCGAGCATCACAAGCCGTACAACTGGTCTCCGAAAACAATGCCTCCTCTAG ATATTCTGATGGTGTGGCACGCACATATGCTGAACCCTAGAGTCTTTCTTGAAGACTGCATTCGGGGAGGTGCCATGGGCTTTTGGACGGCTGGTTTCCCTTGGGAACTTGTCAACTCCTGCATCGACGATCAATCCTTGGAATACCACGCTGGACAAGCAGCGGTAGCCCACTTTCAGCAGAAAACTGGTCTGCCTTGGGACAACTTAAAATGTTCATCGAAGAAGCCCCTCAGCTGTCCTAGCTGTAAGCACGAGCTGTCCGTGCCCTGGACCGAAGCTCAGATATCTGCCCCAGTCGATGAAGCATTTGAAAACTGTCGTGGCTTCGCAGATAAAAATTTCCAAAAGAAATGTCCAGTCTGTAAATTCGAAATCACACACGAGACACTAAAGACCGAGAAGTTTCGGAAAGATGTTAGGGCTTTCTGGGCTTCAGATGTGCCGATGCCTGGAACGTTTTATGATGTTAGGGGTGTTCCAAAGGCCGCCACAATCTCGAgtcgaaagaagagacagTCCCTGTTCCCTAATCGTTTAATCAAGGCGATAGGCaccattttcctttctcagaCTGACCCAACGGACGATGACTGGAAGTCAATGGCGGCGTTGCGCGACAAGCTGCAGTCCAGGATCAAGAGCCGGGACGTCATGCGAAGGGTCAACCCAGATTCAGGTATATCCTCATTATTtccagaagagaaggtagcGTTCCGTCGGATGATGGCTCGCTATTGGGATAATCATACTCCCTTCGCTCTAGACCTGGTTGGTGCTGTCATTCGACAGGGGACTTTTGTTCAAAAAATGGACAACATTGATTGGCTTCACTCGCCTACAGTGAAGGCAACCATGGACCGCTTGATCAAAAAATACGAGGTCTTCTTCCAAATCATGGCACAGAACCCACGCAATATGGCTGTCCCAACTCTGGATGTCGATCTCGCCTGGCATACCCATCAGCTATCGCCTTCAAGATACTTTGACTACTCCGTCTTTACAACACGGCAACACACCAGGGTTCCCAAGTTCATTGATCATGACGACAAGGTCGAAGAAACCAAATTATCGGATGGATTTGAGTGGACTAGCAAAATGTACAAGAAACTCACCAAGGGTGACATCTACAGCGAGTGCACTTGCTGGTACTGTGAGGCTATTCGAGCTCCGGATCTCAGCGACGGTATTTTTGtctcctcatcaacctcTCGAGCTCGCGAAGCAGCCGCCAATCTCCACAATCGGCCAGATATATCTTCAGATCCAGAGAAGAACCCTCATATCTCCGCGCATAGTGCTGTCCCAGCGGAGACAAAGAAGACACGTGCCGGCTTTGATCCTCGATACGTGAAGCATCTAAAGCTTCAAAGCAACTACCAAAAGGCACGCCGTCGTGCAGAGAAGCGAGACCGCAAACAAGGCAACAAGGAACAGGACCGTTCTTCAGACGCCACCCTTTATGCCATGGCATATGGTTATCCGGTGTATGTGCCATACTACGCCCCGTACGTGGCTGACCCCTGCGTTCACTCCAATGCATATCCTTCAAATCCAGGCTGTATGAGCTTCGTCTCCGGAGCCCATGGCAACTGCGCTGCAGGGACCTGTGGAGGCGCCGTTGCGGCCGGCGGCTGCGGTGGGATGGGAGGGGGATGCGCTGGTGGATGTGctggcgggggagggggcggAGCAGCGGGTGGCTGTGGATCAGGAGGTGGTGCAGGTTGCGGCGGAAGTAGCAgtggtggaggtgggggCGGGggctgtggtggtggtggaggtggaggaggctgtggaggaggtggtggtggttgctgA
- a CDS encoding uncharacterized protein (predicted protein) — translation MQRGTSPFTPEFDDLVNTLLAEWHVPGTSIAILDGPDTFTKGYGISKYPDTPATPQTLYYTASTTKSFTAAALSLLIDDNTNTTNPLTWTTTLTTLIPSDFILPNTHATETITLEDALSHRTGLPEHSYHFCPDNSLSPKDEVRRLRHLPMTAAIREKYMYNSFMYTAVSHAIETLTGIELGVFLREEIWGPLGMDATFWKLSDVPDGGLDGEVMAGGYVWDDSSSSPSSGSTSGSTSTSSGFVEIDYPEYTELSGAGCMISNVEDYAKWIRCMMYQNEPLSKKGHAALTEPRIASMSGATNPFPGPHLYALGWRVDYYRGEKIVWHTGSIRGFGSVMMYLPDREWGLVIMGNSTMTSNQMQQVLYMDLLDGLLGTPVRERVDWGAVIREKKSRRQEELACARERLYPELPGPVLRPALEVREYVGSYWHPGYGGMDLGLDGEGTGLVADRRSQEFSMLIALEHVSGELWLARLQEMYKDPRDYEVVRAEFRLGSDGVREVGVDLEPTMDGKLIWFRRERAECKSSWLL, via the exons ATGCAACGCGGAACATCTCCCTTTACACCCGAGTTCGACGATCTCGTCAACACCCTCCTAGCCGAATGGCACGTTCCAGGCACCTCAATCGCCATCCTCGACGGCCCGGATACCTTCACCAAG GGCTACGGCATATCCAAATACCCCGACACCCCCGCAACCCCCCAAACCCTTTACTACACAGCCAGCACCACCAAATCCTTCACAGCAGCAGCCCTATCCCTCCTCATCGACGACAACActaacaccaccaacccccTAACCTGGACAACCACCCTCACAACCCTAATCCCCTCCGACTTCATCCTCCCAAACACCCACGCCACAGAAACCATCACTCTCGAAGACGCCCTCTCCCACAGAACCGGCCTCCCAGAACACTCCTACCATTTCTGCCCCGATAATTCACTGTCCCCGAAAGACGAGGTAAGGAGACTCCGCCATTTGCCCATGACAGCCGCGATACGGGAGAAATACATGTATAACAGTTTCATGTACACGGCTGTTTCGCATGCGATTGAGACTCTTACTGGGATTGAGTTGGGGGTCTTTCTGAGAGAGGAGATTTGGGGACCGTTAGGCATGGATGCGACGTTTTGGAAGCTGAGTGATGTGCCGGATGGGGGgttggatggggaggtgATGGCTGGGGGGTATGTTTGGGatgattcttcttcttctccttcttctggttctacTTCTGGTTCTACTTCCACTTCGTCTGGGTTCGTCGAGATAGACTACCCCGAGTATACGGAGTTATCAGGGGCCGGATGCATGATCAGCAATGTAGAGGATTATGCGAAGTGGATTCGATGCATGATGTATCAGAACGAACCACTCAGCAAGAAGGGACATGCAGCGCTTACAGAGCCCCGAATTGCATCAATGTCCGGGGCCACGAATCCATTCCCCGGACCACATTTATACGCGCTTGGGTGGCGGGTGGATTACTACCGGGGGGAGAAGATCGTGTGGCACACGGGGAGTATTAGGGGATTTGGGTCCGTGATGATGTATCTCCCTGACCGGGAATGGGGACTGGTTATCATGGGGAATTCGACGATGACGAGTAACCAAATGCAGCAAGTTTTGTATATGGATTTGTTGGATGGGTTGTTGGGGACGCCGGTGCGGGAGCGGGTGGATTGGGGAGCGGTTATtagggagaagaaaagcaggcGGCAGGAGGAGTTGGCGTGTGCGAGGGAGCGCCTTTATCCGGAGTTGCCTGGTCCGGTTTTGAGGCCGGCGTTGGAGGTCAGGGAGTATGTTGGGAGTTATTGGCATCCTGGGTATGGGGGTATGGATTTGGGGCTTGATGGGGAGGGGACAGGGCTGGTTGCTGATCGCCGGAGTCAGGAGTTTAGTATGTTGATTGCGTTGGAGCATGTTAGTGGGGAGTTGTGGTTGGCCAGGTTGCAGGAGATGTATAAGGATCCTCGAGATTATGAGGTTGTTCGTGCGGAGTTTAGACTGGGTTCGGACGGGGTCAGAGAAGTTGGTGTCGATCTGGAGCCGACGATGGATGGGAAGTTGATCTGGTTTCGGAGG GAAAGAGCAGAATGTAAGTCATCTTGGCTATTGTAA